One Rosa chinensis cultivar Old Blush chromosome 3, RchiOBHm-V2, whole genome shotgun sequence DNA window includes the following coding sequences:
- the LOC112192937 gene encoding SKP1-like protein 6 — MSSKKMITLKSLDGRTLEVEEAVAKKSPMIKKMIEDEDVMEDEVDDEDNDNVVHLRKVTHKVLDKVMEYCKRHVNEDEKVVNEDELKAWDQDFIVKTNKSTLCNLLLAAYYLNIQSLLLLLSKNAVHKTGEDKTMEDMRILLACQQ, encoded by the coding sequence ATGTCGTCAAAGAAGATGATCACTCTGAAGAGCTTGGACGGACGGACTCTTGAGGTGGAAGAAGCGGTGGCAAAGAAGTCGCCTATGATCAAGAAAATGATTGAGGATGAAGACGTGATGGAGGATGAGGTTGATGACGAGGACAACGACAACGTCGTTCATCTCCGGAAGGTGACTCACAAGGTTTTGGACAAGGTCATGGAGTACTGCAAGAGGCATGTTAACGAGGACGAGAAGGTGGTCAATGAGGACGAGCTCAAGGCGTGGGATCAAGACTTTATTGTCAAGACTAACAAATCCACCCTCTGCAATCTTCTTCTTGCTGCGTACTACTTGAACATCCAGAGCCTGCTACTCCTGCTATCCAAGAACGCTGTTCACAAGACAGGTGAGGATAAGACAATGGAGGATATGCGAATCCTTCTCGCATGTCAACAGTGA
- the LOC112192936 gene encoding putative two-component response regulator ARR21 encodes MEGMSGESECSKTSPSDDRNEEGSESGENHDGEISKPKNNGGSSSNSTVEESDQKKGSVRPYVRSKMPRLRWTPDLHLRFVHAVERLGGQDRATPKMVLQLMNIKGLSIAHVKSHLQMYRSKKIDDAGQVIADQGHHLAECGDKNIYNLSQLPMLQGYNRSHMSTSFRYGYGDANSWSNSAYENLRHPRIFQGTMTEKLFGSSTTTSNWNSTAYSNFRTSSEQVPTWITHTLKDECNQLYNIRRQSLQAHQTRQSLIDHLNPTTHVQPKEKDHFTSLSSTPTNLQELKTLKRKASDCDLDLDLSLRLTTKKNDESPRSTTMRDDEVDCTSLSLSLYSPASAKIRRVEE; translated from the exons ATGGAGGGGATGAGCGGCGAGTCTGAGTGCTCGAAGACAAGTCCCTCCGATGACCGAAATGAGGAAGGAAGTGAGAGTGGAGAGAACCACGATGGCGAAATCAGTAAGCCCAAAAACAATGGAGGAAGCTCAAGCAACAGCACGGTAGAAGAAAGTGATCAGAAAAAGGGATCGGTGCGACCCTATGTTAGATCCAAGATGCCAAGGCTCAGGTGGACACCGGATCTCCATCTTCGCTTTGTTCACGCGGTGGAGAGGCTCGGAGGACAAGATA GAGCTACACCAAAGATGGTTCTTCAGCTTATGAACATCAAGGGGCTAAGTATTGCACATGTCAAGAGCCATTTACAG ATGTATAGAAGCAAGAAGATCGACGATGCAGGCCAAG TGATAGCAGATCAAGGACATCATCTTGCTGAATGTGgagataaaaatatatacaacctCAGCCAACTTCCCATGCTTCAAGGATACAACCGAAGCCACATGAGTACCAGCTTCAG ATATGGATACGGTGATGCCAATTCTTGGAGTAATAGTGCTTATGAGAACTTGAGGCATCCAAGAATATTTCAAGGCACAATGACGGAGAAGCTCTTTGGTAGCAGTACTACAACTAGCAACTGGAATAGTACTGCTTACAGCAATTTCCGGACAAGCTCCGAACAAGTACCAACTTGGATAACTCATACACTCAAAGACGAATGCAATCAATTGTATAACATTCGTCGACAGTCCTTGCAAGCACATCAAACTAGGCAGAGTCTCATTGATCATCTTAATCCCACAACCCATGTGCAACCCAAAGAGAAGGATCACTTTACAAGTTTGAGCAGCACACCAACCAATCTACAAGAGTTGAAGACGTTGAAAAGGAAGGCTTCGGATTGCGATCTTGATTTAGATCTGTCTCTCAGGCTAACAACGAAGAAGAATGACGAGAGTCCGAGAAGTACTACTATGAGGGACGATGAAGTTGATTGCACTAGTCTTTCTCTGTCATTGTACTCACCGGCATCGGCAAAAATCAGAAGGGTGGAGGAAtaa